In Anticarsia gemmatalis isolate Benzon Research Colony breed Stoneville strain chromosome 5, ilAntGemm2 primary, whole genome shotgun sequence, the following are encoded in one genomic region:
- the LOC142973294 gene encoding peroxidase-like: MIQFVIFISILGCLNAVVYDTYTELPATKWQKRLYAERNNTYYCAIDIKPCDPEEWRRVDGSCNNLKSPSTGAFRTPPLRWLPRNFSFEYDPRNAKSGEPLPLPRYIRTELLQTGKAHDIKITQLVSYYTLFILSNVNSLQDSLNYGGNTTTCCQPQGRSNYICAPNKIPVDDPVHRYSGVRCQNLTKPLSFQYFGCADFGNTTWSRIVLTTAFFDLATIYYHQDNSINKIRAFKNGLLKIDTKTFEETGMTFPPGNHTEAYNKWICVLNELPKETLCYHSNPNSILGTILILVLFYRQHNYIADELLKMNPCWDDDQLFYTAKDINIAVSSQIYLYELLPVLFGRKRMIRDGLITCSGGFRDLYDDTVPPKMSDEFVYINRWFHTIQDTTVKLFDKDGYFLKTYPMVNMTGRSGYLARDDNLDKVLRGSYRQVSGRFCDYTVDYDMADNALSGYQFASDVTMNDLAKGRYFGMAPYIKYREFCSGKKYTKFSDLEDVMTKERIHRLKQVYTDLIDLELMAGTWLEKPIPGGRVAHTLYCIFVKQLRYSLTSDRHWYERPNRPHAFTAKQLQAIRKVSIAGVLCRHANVYKIQPRAFYAISDKNPLVDCNSPKIAKLDLSSWKDPKCKNTKQNQ, encoded by the exons ATGATtcagtttgttatttttataagtattcttGGGTGTTTGAACGCTGTTGTTTATGATACGTATACCGAACTGCCGGCGACGAAGTGGCAAAAACGATTGTATGCTGAACGGAACAATACATA TTACTGTGCGATTGATATAAAGCCATGTGATCCAGAAGAATGGAGACGTGTAGATGGTTCGTGTAATAATCTTAAGTCCCCAAGTACTGGAGCTTTCCGTACACCTCCTCTTAGATGGTTGCCTAGAAATTTTAGCTTCG AATACGACCCACGAAATGCAAAGTCTGGTGAACCACTACCTCTACCACGGTACATACGTACAGAACTACTGCAGACCGGCAAAGCACACGATATAAAGATCACACAACTTGTATCATACTATACACTGTTTATTCTAAGTAATGTTAATAGTCTACAGGATTCTC TAAATTATGGTGGCAACACAACAACATGTTGTCAGCCTCAAGGCAGATCGAACTACATTTGCGCTCCCAACAAGATCCCAGTAGATGATCCAGTACATCGGTACTCTGGAGTCAGATGTCAGAACCTCACCAAACCTTTGAGTTTCCAGTACTTTGGCTGTGCTGACTTTGGCAATACTACTTGGTCGAGA ATTGTACTGACCACAGCATTCTTCGATTTAGCAACTATTTACTATCATCAGGATAattctatcaataaaataagaGCTTTTAAGAACGGGCTACTTAAAATTGATACCAAGACATTTGAGGAGACTGGAATGACATTTCCTCCAGGAAACCATACGGAAGCATATAATAAATGGATCTGCGTTTTAAACGAGCTTCCTAAGGAAACATTATGTTATCATAGCA atCCCAACAGTATCTTAGGAACGATCTTAATACTGGTGTTGTTCTACAGACAACACAACTACATAGCTGATGAGCTTCTTAAAATGAATCCCTGTTGGGATGACGACCAGCTCTTTTATACTGCCAAAGACATTAACATTGCTGTCAGTTCACAGATATACTTGTATGAACTTCTACCTGTATTATTCG GTAGAAAGAGAATGATCAGAGATGGTCTAATAACCTGTTCGGGAGGATTCAGAGATTTGTACGATGATACAGTACCCCCGAAGATGTCGGatgaatttgtttatatcaaCAGATGGTTTCATACTATTCAGGATACTAcagttaa ATTGTTCGACAAAGACGGGTACTTCTTAAAGACATATCCCATGGTGAATATGACGGGCAGGTCCGGCTATCTTGCCAGAGACGACAACTTAGATAAGGTATTACGAGGCAGTTACAGACAAGTGTCTGGAAGATTCTGTGATTATACTGTGGATTATGAT ATGGCAGATAATGCTCTCAGTGGTTATCAATTTGCGTCAGATGTTACAATGAATGATTTAGCTAAAGGCAGATATTTCGGAATGGCTCCATACATCAAGTATAGAGAATTTTGCAGTGGAAAGAAATACACGAAGTTCTCTGATTTGGAAGATGTTATGACtaaagag CGCATTCATCGTTTAAAACAAGTATACACAGACCTGATAGACTTGGAGCTGATGGCAGGAACTTGGCTCGAGAAGCCCATACCCGGTGGAAGAGTAGCACACACATTGTACTGTATCTTTGTGAAACAGCTGAGGTACAGTTTAACTTCGGACAGACACTGGTACGAAAGACCTAATAGACCACATGCTTTTACTGCAA AACAACTGCAAGCAATAAGAAAGGTCAGCATTGCCGGTGTCCTATGCAGGCATGCCAACGTCTATAAGATTCAACCGAGAGCTTTTTATGCTATTAGTGACAA AAACCCCTTGGTGGACTGTAATTCTCCTAAAATTGCCAAACTAGACTTATCGTCTTGGAAGGATCCAAAATGCAAGAACACTAagcaaaaccaataa